Proteins encoded in a region of the Verrucomicrobiota bacterium genome:
- a CDS encoding RNA-binding protein codes for MNNKLFVGNLSFNTTENDLQDAFSAFGTVLEANLMLDRMTGRPRGFAFVTMNSPEEAQKAIDGLNGGSLGGRNITVNIARPREERPAGGGDRFRGGGGGGGGRGGGRRDFGDRRGPRH; via the coding sequence ATGAACAACAAACTCTTTGTGGGGAACCTTTCGTTCAACACAACAGAAAACGACTTGCAGGATGCTTTTTCCGCCTTCGGCACAGTCCTTGAAGCCAACCTCATGCTGGATCGCATGACGGGCCGCCCGCGGGGCTTTGCTTTCGTCACTATGAACTCCCCAGAGGAAGCACAGAAGGCCATCGACGGCCTGAACGGAGGCTCCCTGGGAGGCCGTAATATCACGGTCAACATCGCCCGTCCCCGCGAGGAACGTCCCGCCGGGGGCGGTGACCGTTTCCGCGGCGGTGGAGGCGGTGGTGGTGGACGCGGCGGTGGACGCCGCGACTTCGGCGATCGCCGGGGTCCCCGTCACTAA